One segment of Anopheles stephensi strain Indian chromosome 3, UCI_ANSTEP_V1.0, whole genome shotgun sequence DNA contains the following:
- the LOC118510883 gene encoding uncharacterized protein LOC118510883 isoform X1 translates to MNEVVIRAPSLKRGKSYEGLNNRIKLKKILGLTVCSSAGLDVSSTTGVLAYPAGCTVVLFNSKKLSQNFLLNTTKKAITAVAYSECGRYLATGECGHNPSIKVWELDASGGNGSGTIENGAAGSIVAEFSGHKYAVSCVAFSPTGKYLVSVGSQHDNIVNVFDWKANLKIASNKVTAKVVAVSFSEDGNYFVTVGNRHVKYWYLEGSRKYKEPIPLMGRSAILGELRNNDFCAVACGKGVMAESTYAITRNGHLVEFNARRLLDKWVMCRTNAANCMVASTKYILVGCAEAIVRVFNAATLEYITTLPRTHFLGVDVAQGVHINHMMAVPQSAKYPDTIAIVYDEARSKVTCVYNDHSLYIWDLRDIRRVGKSQSFLYHSACIWGVETVPFSYQQLKQNANGDTLPSDCFMTCSSDDTIRVWDVDSCDTNEVYRKNIYSKELLKVLYIDDELNFIKDTDNPIHSTEKNSSYDGRNGVRCIKISPDSRQLATGDRSGNIRIYNLSNLKLITTIEAHDSEVLCLEYTNEKIERRLLASASRDRLIHIFDCEANYRILQTLDDHSSSITSVRFIGAGKQFQMVSCGADKSIIFRHFQNNVFLRGNNCSGKNTLYDMEVDSNSKHILTACQDRNIRVYSTQNAKHTKTFKGSHSDEGSLIKVSLDLSGIYIATSCTDKTLSVYDYYSNECMARMYGHSELVTGLKFTNDCKYLISASGDGCVFIWQVPHDMIVTMQARLSQQALRSGIQPIPRTLQPTSPFTDAIMNHPQPTPVPNSNAVSEFGSPPNSAFLVDDAPVTPGYRFSDVGQLPQWAKRKPSEDLQSNSPVLGSSPSQGGSNFGGLAPKPRGRWGQKGVGGQLEDPFDLRNIVESSPLGTTFSADQRQPTTPTPPQPVSGHPTHPPATNTPTSGYNSSGSKDVYSNAYLSEDSSIDSGRENRRPDLSSFLHKKITETKALNSLNSESNTEHDGDVEDISDGERTSSDHGMVYYPSAAPSTPTDFKINDVDTNELRKSIRRQKLEKQGLSLAAQFQSAASGTGTGTSDDEDEGSTPSGDNADRSLASTLGGSSESIPQQASSTFLQAVLDGPGSLSDRERSQARKSMSAKHNNDAKITTSISKSFANNKKEELMKVINEAKAKLENGIMFHNKRALNYAQLKVGYRSGLRASQSISDLSHSMNMSGAGPNRTQRIEVDNSLHSRGCPPMAGASGPYGAPATYTNASNFLHSAAPRSKLAQNCMLMNQIQQELPPYPRDVGIYEQPAQRPDKLDLVELPPVPADKLRKHPGILKNYKSCPVSPVHEEQEWSSPSNHDESSHNQQKSHDRTGRHGQMRHSMYYEDAKTILSMIHSDTEKMIREITSKYGDLDDIKPAVKVKDEEGKEKPTPPARPSTETEPKASSSQDTHHEHGFLSEDEPNFSSDSLEDCSLDLDLERQGLPVPARKKHCAKHHPAKKRPLSLPKRSVSDYFIYDQPAQGAPYEVPYRNVSLSDILDDEEAIRQAENRFLETQRHSSASFFLGQQYPTRKSQESILSDEYGSGGVSFCNSMESILSDDSECKSAPLEVLFGRIRRDQLSQVGHGHGGRNASNFEYKLEGLGCATSKSYGSSPNAGSGFDYYMQGNYFHATATDSSYFGMVHDSLEYGGGQERRTGTQVRQGAPGMPTSISYPRFLPSLASAGAAPLSSGREELLFNETFEEGEDFIPTLTSKAAQYGGATVKSLSKDFANQRKQMNSNPLYNCNDGTGGNGDLFIRKTVNATNQSHHQITRSDIFGTESSVYVMKKSCSFEIEMGGRRIARNSKKFEQNLQRFEQERKQSNDRFHHQQLGGTLEMDYVPHKPPVAHRRSASMKGRGRVRSKEKFNTIIGQMSNAPGQCDEPAMIGGKLRDFVNRDFVMPPKSADLMSVSVGGVRRCDFGEEKSFEVYVAEKGVSEDDNMDSLELLSKAKSAACVRKENSTDSLEVVAPPVEGLTEIGVEAFECMEATEDGVANQEADEALIAEEALEVPKKSLTQGATSELEKLIDRGLLTSGEYNRFLDIEKKIDIINKLVELEERKLEQERTAKEYRMRPFDCDPRQKGYVKSLTENFDRLAKDAQEELENEKSWHQAKARMKRNFSLPDVLDFGADCCCRHGKCCEQEDGEEGEDCGCCGADGCDAYKQKDEEELSEKDENSMAAAVAAVAAAVAAIGMSSSDEGGNPRSLISAQDSESSIRRACSLSDLSMGKGYKSPNQSTTGSGQYKPSVSNRNTSTPTRNTPKRSTSSVGKGGASLSTGMGVRSVSVGMLNQASDSEAEPPNTRGGLLKPTISSQNKINGTGNGTGNGSGGKYINPRSAAGIINRRKGLQNAYSSVNISTAGQDESSSEESPTSTVSTVPTKPAVPPRPRSIAFEHKRIANVNTSLINAKKTVTVGGTTTIPSESTNGGSGGNNNAGTNHAGIMPLKDGDLDNADLTNQLCTNIINQLVQTTSTVIQLHQRLKSSDEASINGRSNNSLMLKELENAVIMTQNMLTKITNRNHNDGINNNNMSNNTNNQIMYEKCVDMLNQVQKHVNNNG, encoded by the exons ATGTACGGTGGTGTTGTTCAACTCCAAAAAGCTCTCCCAGAACTTCCTGCTCAACACAACGAAGAAGGCCATCACGGCCGTCGCATACTCCGAGTGTGGTCGATATCTGGCaacgggcgaatgcggacACAATCCCTCGATCAAGGTGTGGGAGCTGGACGCATCCGGTGGCAACGGGAGCGGTACGATCGAGAATGGTGCCGCCGGTAGCATCGTGGCCGAATTCTCCGGCCACAAGTACGCCGTCAGCTGTGTGGCCTTCTCGCCCACGGGCAAGTACCTGGTGTCGGTGGGTTCCCAGCACGACAACATCGTGAACGTGTTCGATTGGAAGGCGAACCTGAAGATTGCGTCGAACAAGGTGACGGCCAAGGTGGTGGCGGTTAGCTTCAGCGAGGACGGTAATTACTTCGTAACGGTAGGCAACCGGCACGTGAAGTACTGGTATCTGGAGGGTAGCCGCAAGTATAAGGAACCGATCCCGCTGATGGGACGCAGTGCCATCCTGGGAGAGCTTCGGAACAATGACTTCTGTGCGGTGGCCTGCGGCAAGGGCGTGATGGCCGAGAGTACGTACGCAATCACGAGGAACGGTCATCTGGTGGAGTTTAATGCGCGTCGCCTGCTGGACAAGTGGGTGATGTGCCGGACCAATGCGGCCAACTGTATGGTTGCCAGTACAAAGTACATTCTCGTCGGTTGTGCCGAAGCCATCGTGAG GGTATTTAATGCCGCAACGCTAGAATACATTACCACCCTGCCGAGGACACACTTCTTGGGGGTGGATGTGGCGCAGGGCGTGCACATCAACCACATGATGGCGGTACCGCAGAGCGCCAAGTATCCGGACACCATCGCCATCGTATACGACGAAGCCCGGTCGAAGGTGACGTGCGTGTACAACGACCACAGCCTGTACATCTGGGACCTGCGGGACATTCGGCGGGTGGGCAAGAGCCAATCGTTCCTGTACCATTCCGCCTGCATCTGGGGCGTCGAAACAGTGCCATTCAGCTACCAGCAGCTGAAGCAGAACGCCAACGGCGATACGCTGCCGTCGGACTGCTTCATGACCTGCTCGTCGGACGACACGATCCGCGTGTGGGACGTGGACAGCTGCGACACGAACGAGGTGTATCGGAAGAACATCTACAGCAAGGAGCTGCTTAAGGTGCTGTACATCGACGACGAGCTGAACTTCATCAAGGACACGGACAATCCGATCCACAGCACGGAGAAAAACTCGAGCTACGATGGCCGGAACGGGGTACGCTGTATCAAGATCAGTCCCGACAGCCGACAGCTAGCGACGGGCGACCGAAGTGGCAACATTCGAATCTACAATCTCAGTAATCTTAAGCTCATCACAACGATCGAGGCGCACGATTCGGAGGTCCTGTGTCTGGAGTACACGAACGAGAAAATCGAGCGCCGGTTGCTGGCCAGCGCGAGCCGCGACCGGTTGATACACATCTTTGATTGTGAAGCGAACTATCGGATTCTGCAGACGCTGGACGATCATTCGAGCAGTATCACGTCGGTGCGGTTTATCGGGGCCGGCAAGCAGTTCCAGATGGTGTCCTGCGGTGCGGATAAATCCATCATCTTCCGCCACTTCCAGAACAATGTGTTTCTGCGGGGCAATAACTGTTCCGGCAAGAACACGCTGTACGATATGGAGGTGGACAGTAACAGTAAGCACATACTGACGGCGTGTCAGGACAGGAACATTCGCGTTTACAGTACGCAGAATGCAAAACACACCAAGACGTTCAAGGGTTCGCACTCGGACGAGGGCAGCTTGATTAAAGTTAGTCTGGATCTGAGTGGAATCTACATTGCGACGTCTTGCACGGACAAAACGCTCAGCGTGTATGACTACTATTCGAACGAATGTATGGCACGGATGTACGGCCACAGTGAGCTCGTTACCGGGCTGAAGTTTACGAACGATTGTAAATACCTCATATCGGCCAGCGGTGATGGGTGTGTGTTTATCTGGCAGGTACCTCACGATATGATTGTTACGATGCAGGCGCGGCTATCACAGCAAGCGCTACGGTCGGGTATACAACCGATTCCACGGACGCTTCAACCAACCAGCCCGTTCACTGACGCCATCATGAACCATCCGCAACCGACGCCGGTGCCGAATAGTAACGCAGTCTCAGAGTTTGGATCGCCACCGAACAGCGCTTTTCTGGTCGATGATGCTCCAGTCACGCCCGGGTATCGGTTTTCCGATGTTGGTCAGCTGCCCCAGTGGGCTAAGAGGAAACCGTCGGAAGATTTACAGTCCAATTCACCCGTGCTTGGGAGCAGTCCCAGCCAGGGTGGTAGTAATTTCGGTGGCTTAGCACCGAAGCCTCGAGGGCGCTGGGGTCAGAAGGGTGTCGGTGGACAGCTGGAAGATCCGTTCGATTTGCGGAATATCGTCGAGAGTAGCCCGCTCGGTACAACGTTTAGTGCGGATCAGCGACAGCCCACCACACCAACACCGCCACAGCCTGTCTCTGGTCATCCGACGCATCCACCTGCAACTAACACACCAACGTCGGGGTACAATAGCAGTGGCTCGAAGGATGTGTACAGCAATGCCTACCTCAGTGAGGACAGCTCGATCGACAGTGGGCGAGAAAATCGCCGACCAGATCTGAGCTCCTTCCTGCACAAGAAGATCACCGAAACGAAGGCTCTGAACAGCTTGAACTCGGAATCGAACACGGAGCACGATGGGGACGTGGAGGACATATCGGATGGTGAGCGAACGAGCTCGGACCATGGCATGGTGTACTACCCATCCGCAGCGCCTTCCACTCCAAC GGATTTCAAGATCAACGATGTCGACACAAACGAGCTGCGCAAATCGATCCGGCGGCAGAAGCTAGAAAAGCAAGGCCTTAGCCTAGCGGCCCAATTTCAGAGTGCCGCGTCAGGAACCGGTACGGGAACGTCagacgacgaggacgaaggATCCACCCCAAGCGGTGATAATGCGGATCGATCGCTGGCGTCGACACTTGGTGGCAGTTCGGAAAGTATTCCTCAGCAGGCATCTTCCACCTTTCTGCAGGCTGTCCTTGACGGCCCGGGTAGCTTATCCGACCGGGAACGAT CACAAGCGAGGAAGAGCATGAGCGCAAAGCACAACAACGATGCAAAGATAACGACCAGCATATCGAAATCGtttgccaacaacaagaaggaAGAGCTGATGAAGGTGATCAACGAGGCAAAGGCAAAGCTGGAGAAT GGGATAATGTTTCATAATAAGCGTGCCTTAAATTATGCGCAATTAAAG GTCGGCTACCGATCCGGTTTACGCGCTAGTCAAAGCATATCCGATCTGAGTCACTCGATGAACATGTCCGGGGCAGGTCCAAACCGTACGCAACGGATAG AAGTAGATAATAGTTTGCATTCCAGAGGGTGTCCTCCAATGGCTGGTGCGTCCGGACCGTACGGAGCACCCGCCACCTACACGAACGCTTCCAACTTTCTGCACAGTGCGGCACCACGATCGAAGCTTGCCCAAAACTGTATGCTTATGAACCAGATACAGCAAGAACTTCCGCCATATCCGCGTGACGTTGGGATCTACGAGCAACCGGCTCAGAGACCCGACAAACTGGACCTCGTCGAGCTTCCCCCAGTGCCTGCCGATAAGTTACGGAAGCATCCTGGCATATTGAAGAACTATAAATCTTGCCCGGTGTCACCGGTGCACGAAGAGCAGGAATGGTCTAGCCCATCGAACCACGACGAATCGTCGCACAATCAGCAAAAGTCACACGATCGCACGGGAAGGCACGGCCAGATGCGACACTCGATGTACTACGAAGATGCCAAAACGATACTGAGCATGATACATTCGGACACCGAGAAGATGATACGCGAAATCACGAGCAAGTACGGCGATTTGGATGACATCAAACCGGCTGTGAAGGTGAAGGACGAAGAGGGCAAAGAAAAGCCAACACCGCCTGCCCGACCTTCCACAGAAACTGAACCGAAAGCTTCCTCTTCGCAAGACACGCATCACGAGCATGGGTTCCTGTCGGAAGATGAGCCCAACTTTAGCTCCGATTCGCTGGAAGACTGCAGTCTCGATCTGGACCTGGAACGACAGGGTTTACCGGTGCCGGCGAGAAAGAAACACTGTGCCAAACATCATCCGGCCAAGAAGCGGCCACTCTCACTGCCAAAACGATCCGTGTCCGATTACTTTATCTACGATCAACCAGCGCAAGGTGCACCGTACGAGGTTCCCTACCGAAACGTGTCACTTTCGGACATTCTGGACGATGAGGAAGCGATCCGGCAGGCGGAGAATCGATTCCTCGAAACACAGCGCCATTCGAGTGCGAGCTTCTTCCTGGGGCAACAGTACCCGACACGGAAGAGCCAGGAAAGCATCCTTTCGGACGAGTATGGAAGTGGTGGAGTTAGTTTTTGTAACAGCATGGAAAGCATTCTGTCGGATGATTCCGAGTGTAAGAGTGCACCGTTGGAGGTGCTGTTTGGGCGCATTCGGCGTGATCAGCTCAGTCAGGTTGGGCATGGACACGGTGGGCGAAATGCTTCCAATTTCGAGTATAAGCTCGAAGGGCTTGGTTGTGCTACTTCCAAATCTTACGGCTCGAGTCCTAATGCGGGCAGTGGGTTCGATTACTATATGCAGGGAAATTATTTCCATGCGACGGCTACCGATTCCAGCTACTTCGGTATGGTGCACGATAGTTTGGAGTACGGTGGTGGACAGGAGCGTCGAACGGGAACACAAGTTCGCCAAGGAGCACCGGGCATGCCAACTTCAATCAGCTATCCAAGGTTTCTACCGAGCTTGGCATCTGCTGGAGCAGCTCCACTATCATCAGGGCGGGAGGAACTGCTTTTCAACGAAACGTTCGAAGAGGGAGAAGACTTCATACCGACCCTTACATCGAAGGCTGCTCAGTATGGCGGCGCTACCGTGAAGAGCCTCAGCAAAGACTTTGCCAACCAGCGGAAGCAGATGAACTCGAATCCGCTCTACAACTGCAACGATGGAACCGGCGGCAATGGGGATCTCTTTATACGAAAAACGGTCAACGCTACGAATCAATCACATCATCAGATCACGCGATCGGACATCTTCGGCACGGAGTCTTCCGTGTACGTGATGAAAAAATCGTGCAGCTTCGAAATCGAAATGGGAGGCAGGCGAATAGCTCGAAACTCGAAAAAATTCGAGCAAAATCTGCAGCGATTCGAGCAAGAGCGAAAGCAGTCGAACGATCGCTTCCATCATCAGCAGCTCGGAGGAACGTTGGAGATGGATTACGTACCGCACAAACCACCGGTAGCGCATCGGCGATCGGCCAGCATGAAGGGCCGTGGTCGGGTACGATCGAAGGAAAAGTTTAACACAATCATTGGCCAGATGTCAAACGCCCCCGGGCAGTGTGATGAACCTGCGATGATCGGCGGTAAGCTGAGGGATTTTGTGAACAGAGATTTTGTGATGCCCCCGAAGTCGGCGGACCTGATGTCCGTGTCGGTGGGCGGAGTGCGCCGCTGTGATTTTGGTGAGGAAAAGTCTTTCGAAGTGTATGTCGCCGAGAAGGGAGTCAGTGAGGATGATAATATGGATAGTTTGGAGTTGCTGTCGAAGGCTAAGAGTGCGGCTTGCGTACGGAAGGAGAACTCTACCGATTCGCTGGAGGTTGTCGCACCACCTGTTGAAGGTTTGACGGAGATCGGAGTGGAAGCGTTCGAGTGTATGGAAGCAACTGAAGACGGTGTAGCTAACCAAGAAGCGGATGAGGCACTCATCGCTGAAGAAGCGCTAGAAGTACCGAAGAAAAGTCTCACCCAGGGTGCAACGAGTGAGCTGGAAAAGCTGATCGATCGAGGACTCCTCACCAGTGGCGAGTACAACCGGTTTCTCGACATCGAGAAAAAGATCGACATCATCAACAAGCTTGTGGAGCTGGAGGAGCGCAAGCTCGAACAGGAACGCACTGCGAAAGAGTACCGGATGCGCCCGTTCGACTGCGATCCTCGGCAGAAGGGGTACGTGAAGAGCTTGACGGAAAACTTTGACCGGTTGGCGAAGGATGCGCAGGAAGAGTTGGAAAACGAGAAAAGCTGGCATCAGGCAAAAGCTCGCATGAAGCGCAACTTTAGCCTGCCGGATGTGCTCGACTTTGGGGCGGATTGTTGCTGCCGGCATGGCAAGTGCTGCGAGCAGGAAGATGGTGAGGAGGGTGAAGATTGTGGATGCTGCGGGGCGGATGGATGCGATGCGTACAAGCAGAAGGACGAGGAGGAACTGTCGGAGAAGGATGAAAACTCGATGGCGGCTGCCGTTGCGGCTGTGGCGGCGGCTGTCGCTGCCATTGGGATGTCGAGCAGCGATGAAG GCGGTAATCCCCGAAGCTTAATCTCTGCGCAAGATAGTGAATCTTCGATTAGACGTGCTTGTTCGCTTAGTGATTTGAGTATGGGAAAAG GCTACAAATCTCCCAATCAATCGACAACTGGCAGTGGGCAGTACAAACCATCGGTAAGCAACAGAAACACCAGCACGCCGACACGCAACACGCCCAAGCGCAGTACGTCGTCGGTCGGCAAGGGCGGTGCTTCGCTGTCCACGGGCATGGGCGTCCGTAGTGTTTCGGTTGGGATGCTAAACCAAGCG AGTGACTCCGAGGCGGAACCACCAAACACACGCGGAGGACTGCTAAAACCGACGATTTCTTCCCAGAACAAAATCAACGGTACGGGTAATGGGACCGGTAATGGCAGCGGTGGCAAATACATTAACCCTCGCAGTGCTGCCGGCATCATTAACCGACGGAAAGGCCTGCAAAACGCTTACAGTAGTG TAAACATCTCAACGGCCGGGCAGGATGAATCGAGCTCGGAAGAATCGCCCACCAGCACGGTAAGCACGGTACCGACGAAACCGGCCGTCCCACCGCGCCCGCGAAGCATCGCCTTCGAACACAAGCGGATAGCGAACGTGAACACTAGTCTTATCAACGCGAAGAAAACGGTTACCGTCGGCGGCACTACGACCATTCCGTCCGAGTCGACCAATGGGGGCAGCGGTGGCAATAACAATGCCGGCACCAATCATGCTGGCATCATGCCCCTGAAGGACGGTGATCTGGACAATGCGGACC TTACCAATCAGCTTTGTACGAACATTATCAACCAGCTCGTACAGACGACCTCCACCGTGATTCAGCTGCACCAGCGGCTAAAGTCGAGCGACGAGGCAAGCATTAACGGGCGCAGCAACAACTCGCTGATGCTGAAGGAGCTCGAAAATGCCGTCATCATGACGCAAAACATGCTCACCAAAATCACCAATCG CAATCACAACGATGGtatcaacaacaataacatgAGCAATAACACCAACAATCAAATAATGTACGAAAAGTGTGTCGACATGCTGAACCAGGTGCAGAAGCACGTGAACAACAACGGCTAG